The genome window TGTCAGGGAAGATACAACTGGACAAGCAGGACACGACCTTGGTCACACCAGACTCATGTGCGGTTTGTAGAACGTTGTCATTGATTTTGATGTTGTCCCTCTGTGAAGGTGTCAAACTGTCACTGACATAACGCGGTAACGCAACGTGACGTCATTTAAAGACAATGTAGATATTTTCCCCGCGTGCTTACCGTGAccaaaaaaaactcaccaaaaATTGCAGGTTCTCCCTCATGTGTAGATAGAGTCCTCCGACTTTTGCGGCAAGATGGATGACATGAGTGGGGCGATACTTTTCAAACACAGCCCTGGTCTGCTCaacatctctgtgtgtgttttaatacgACATTTATTCACAATCGTCACAATAaactagaaaaacacacaggttTGAAGATGGACTCTGCCTGTTTGACTTGGATGTATTCTAGCATAAGTATTTAACGCGTCAATCACAGACAAATTACTTCCTGGCACGATTGGGTAAAAGGGTACAATCGAAGAAACTTACACGAGATCTGCTTGCTTGGAAGAGAGGAAGATCCATTCTTCTCCCTCCAGTTTCCCACCTTCCTGCTGCACCACATGCTCAATGGCTTTTCCCACCAACCCGGATCCACCTGTCACCAGGACACGCATTGGCAACGCCATCTTTTATCGATGTGCTGGCTCTTCCGAGTGAAAACCAAAAAAATACCACTCAAGACAAATTCACTCTACTCGCTCGAATAAAAGCACTCAAATTAGGACTCTCGGCTGCTGAAGTACAGGTGACTCTGAAGCCCCGATCAGCTTGTTGGAGGGAGGAAGTCAGTTGCGTTGGTGGAGAAGGCTGGTCTAACCGTTGGTGGTCCTGTTGAACAAGTTCATCCTGCCTCTTTGTCCTCTCTATGGTTTCCCTCCTAGGTAATATTTTCGGACCTCTCCTGTGAACATACCTCTAGCTTCTGATTCACGGGGAAGATGATCTGCTGCCATCTATTGGTCATAAAGCATTTTAGACTAAATTGCATCACGTCTATAATTACCAGGACAAAGAGACGGTCTCACGCTGCCCACACTGAGACCCTCTCACTGGCTCGCTGTAGAGTACAGGATTCACTTTAAAATGCGCACTCTCGCATACAGAGCAGTCCGTCACACCCGGTCTCAGCGTGAACCTGTTAGATGGGTAGTGGGGCCCCTCGCCTGAGGGCCACTGAGCTGTCAAGGCAGAAACTCCCAAGCCATGAAATGCTGTGCCGGCACTCTTGCGGTTTGCTGATTATGTGTCTTAACACTTCAGACATACTAGTTGACTCTGGCTTTTGGCTAATTTCATGCTCCATGGCCTGCTTTTattcaacttttatttatttattttgattgtgtattttttttactgtgctTTTTTACAAACCtcctttaatgtttttgtttcttttcatttttttctttctgcttctgtTAAGCACTTGGTGATctttgtctaaaaaaaagtgctatgtaaataatttgtatttgacgtatacatatatatattaataccaTCCGAGCTGTCTTCCTGTATAGAATAAGGATAAGGAATCCAAGTTCACATACCGTATTTTCCACACGATAAAGCGCACTTAAAAGCGCACTTAaaagcgcacttaaaagcctttaattttctcaaaaaacggcagtacgccttataatccggagtgCCTTATCTCatcgctctgccaaacatgccaaagctcggtctacgacggcgagatgctgagcggcgctcaagtgTGTGAGATATGGatcttgtttcagggcgcgtcgaaGAAACAAAGCGTTCTtctcgttcttgccgagcacttcatgagattaaagagcgagagacggcgcccttttctctacagtagctgaaccatcttaacggggttaattcatggttctaaaagtcttgcgtgtgttgcagagcaattcacctccagaacaacaggtggagtaacgtgtttctgtcgaagacaacctagagagtcacgtctttgtgtgtggaagtcgttggtttgtttatttaattatcatagactttattgccccgtgcatcgccactgctgcttttcatcgcggacacatttgtcccgtattttcctccacaactttgtgcacctctccaacggcaaaccggcgtttgtggagatcttcctccgtgaatcagaggccatccgcgggTCCTtgtagtccgccaatgacggcttgtataaggggtcatatttacgcatttcttccgacaaaagttcttcaaccTGAttcgttctctcgtaaacattcttcgttttaataatggcggtgttGTGCTAtgaacctcgcagcatcgatcggaccctgaaggCATAGTCTACACctcctcacacccccccccaatCCGGGGCGCCGTATAGTGCGGAAAAAACGATACATTTATTTGGAAAGAACTCACACAGTCGCCTGTATTATGCAGAAGTAGAGAATTCAACCAGAGGGATTGTAATACAATTGTTTAATGTTAAAGCAACTGCACAAGAAGCAAAACAATGAGCTGTTAATGTGCGATACATTGATCAAAGACATTTAATCAATTAAATCCAGGTGATGTTGTGTTTACATCAAAGTTGTGTGAAAGTGGCCGTTAGCCTGGAAGGTTTCGACAGATGACGGAGATACGACGCAGCCGAGGAACTTTCCGTCCCTTGAACACAGACTCCTCGTCTTTCAGGATCTGGTGAGTGAAGTTATATCGGGCCTGGTCCCTGCGTGGATGTGAAGAGAACAGGATGAAACACATTACTGCAGTCTAAAGATGTTGTTAGGTGTCCTACAGCACTGACAGCAATGACAGAATGTAGGTAGAAGATACACCGAACCTCAGAATGTAGAGGGAACGTCGGGGCAGCAGCAGGTCCATCCATTCATCAGTGGAATCCTCCTTCACCAAGCGCATGATGCTGTCCGATAGGAGACTCAAACCAGCTATGGTGCTACCACAGAACTTAAAAAGAACGCAGTAAGAGTACAGCAACGATAACAACAAagcccacacacaaacagaatatTCCCAGTGGGGATGCTGAGGATATTGTCCACCTTAGaacagaagagaagagaaaaccaACCTTGACACTGTCAATGTGAGGCTTGATGTAGCCGGTCTTGTCCAGATCGAGAACGTGCACAGGCCCGAGGAGCGGACTCCCCTCAGGGAACGCTGTGGACCTGACCCGACGTATGACCTCCTCGCACGCTGAACCCCACCTCGCACGCTCCGTCTCTCGGTACCCGTGGATGGCCTAGAGCAGGTCGAGTGTTAAGGCAGTGTCGCTGACCTTTAGGAAACATTGCTGGAAGCAGGCAAACTGCTAAATGGTTGAATATATGCATGTGTTGAAATTTTGCTCAATATCTGATGTTGTGACATATGTTTTATCATTTATATTGCTAACTATCCAAGCCGCGGAGGTTCCATAACATACAGGTGACTGACAGGTGGGTCAACGTGTAGATAGACCCGCccctttttctttactttttttttacatggcgTGTTGAGCCGTTACAACTACGGACCACGCGAGCACATCTTACATCGTCCCAGTGGTCGAATTCGTAGCGTTTCTTCTTCAGGCCTGGCTCCAGCTCTCGCAGCAgagcgtcttcctcctcctcggtgaTGAAGCCCGTCCTCACCTCCGCCTGTGAGCCGAGTCTCCGTACGAGCTCCTGGCTTGACCCGACGACGAGAGCCTCCTCCCGGAGGGCTACtaggccgccgccgcctcgggaGCTCCGGCGGCGCCGCTGTCCGGTGTGAACGGCTGCTTTGTGGGTTTGTCTCAATGCTGCGAGCAACAATTTCATCCTATCGACTCGAAAATGATAATTTAAGCGCGTTCCACTACCCGGTTGACCCCTAGCTGCGTTTTGGGCTTGTTGACAGAAGTCAAGATGCAACGTGAGACGCCATGTTGAAAACGCAGTGCATCATGGGGTTTGGAGTCTTCCAGCAGTAGCGCGAATGTGAAAACGTTTCCCACGATACACTTTGTTAAGTTGAAATGAATAATTCTCCACAAGTTATAAGGTCATATTTATATACGCATGAACACATATTACGTATCAAATATTTATCATATAATACAGAGGCTATTAAGGCTAGAGAAGCAGACAACAATTGACCGATCTGACGCATTTTAATTACTGCCAATAACTGCCACCTCTTTGCATCAAGTGTATTGCATATTATCTTTATCTTTGAAAAGCGTGCTAAATGGAACCCCTTTTGTTGCTCTCTCGATCCCGTTGCATCCTCAATGCAGAATATGCTGTTGTGTCATGTGGCCACTAGGGGGAAGTGAACACTCAGGTCAGTTGACCCATGTCCAGACATCTGGGTAATAAAACATTCAGGGAGGAAGTGGTGTTTCTAATTTGTCTTTTGCCACGTGTTGAAATGCAGCATGACAAAACCGTCATTTGGGGGAAATTGGATCGCAATCACTTATTATCATTAAATTAGTAGTGACTTAAATGCTTACTATGTAACATAGTTCAGCAACATGATGAAGTCCTTAACATAGGAGCCACCATCTGACTCAAAACACATATCCATTTGCTGCATGTTGTGCAACCTATTTGAAGTATAGAATGGCTAAAAGACAACCGACCTCTGACAGGAAATATGGCAAAGTGACTTCAAAACAAAGTGATTTCATTCTCACCAGAGATCCCCcaagaaaaaaacagtcattGGCCATTTTCCACTAAAGAAAGGTTTCTATAGAAAAAGAGGGAGCAGACGATCTCTCGTTATAAGACACTACCAGGGACCCAGAAGGCGGTAGAGGAACTAAGGACTTTGCTTGTGCTGAACCATCTGCGTTAATCATGAGTAGCTTAATCATTCCAGatgtttaaaaatataataCGCTTAATCTTGAAAACCTCTTATTTAGGCGTATTTGCCTTTCGGTCAGCATATTCCCGTTTTATTTGTCCTGCACGTGAGCATGAACTTAGATGCACATCCACTGCCTACACACAAGGAATATTAGTGCTCCTTCTCTGAATCGGCTGTTGGTCTCGGTCAGTGAGCATCCACAATAaaacttaccccccccccccttctgctcctcctacacacacacacacacacacgtacaaacgtTGTGATGCCATGTGGCCGCCCCCAGCATTACATTCATCCGGCCATGATGAGTGTTTTGGGTTCACTTTCTCAATCCCAGTTGGTGTCCTCGTTTAAAGCTTCGACCACTCGCTGCATTGGCATCGGTCAGCCTGCCCTGGAGGCATCATTATGTACATTCCGTGAAATCACACAATCAAACAGAACATCACCAGAAAATTACTTTACAGTGGTCACTTTTGAAGGTACGTATGTGGAAGCCGTTACTGCACAAGGGTCGTCGGCAGGAGGTCAGAATGTTGCAGGATAACCTAAAGATATGCATGCGTCAACAAATCATGAAACATGTGGGACGGAGTGGATGTTATTGTAGCTTGTGGCGGTGGGGTGGGTGGGCGCATACCTCAACACTGAggtatatgcccccccccccccatttaatATAAAGAATGAGCATTAATGGGTAATGGAAAGTGTGTGAGGTTAAACAAAGGGGAAGTCCCACAGTTTTACTCATCATTTACAGGTTTTGCAGGAGTACCATATGTGAAAAAGGTAGTATGTTGTGGCCACAGTGGGAAATCTGTCAAATTGCAGTTGTTCTTAAACAGTCCAACATTGTTTCAGAATTGAAATGCTAACTCTGTCGAATACCCTCTTAAGCTAAGTGAGGTGGACCATAGGAAAGCAGCGAGAGATGGGGAAGAACGTCTAGTTGTGCGTTTGACCAGTGTGTTCTTCTCTCAATCCGTGTCATTTTCTCGTGGTGTAGTGGCAGAAACCACTCGGCATCTTTACCAGTTAGATTAAGCTTCAGTTAGAGTTCAACCAGATACAGCCTGTGACACAAGCCGGCTTTTCCCCTTAGTTAAGATGTGGTATGACAATGGGAAATTAGCGTTTTTTGACATACTGTAATGTATCGACCGACCACAATACGTTGTGTATAATGAAGGCACGTTTCGCAGAGGTTTTCTTGCAAGTCGGCATCGGGTCTGTGGAGGACCAGGTTCAGCGAGGGCGGAGTGCTCTACATGCATCCAACCATTGAATTATTCAGCCTTATGAATCATTGAATCACGACACTCGCCTTAGAGCTCCAGCCTCACAGCCATCCACCATCCACCATTCAAACATCCGACTGAGAACGAAACAGTTGCCCCAAGTTTATTGACTTCCTCCATCTTGTGCTGAATCATTACCTTCATTTGAGAAGTTAGCGCTTCTGCTCCCTCGCCGATTTCAGCGTTcaagcaaaatgtaaaacaatatcTGAAGTTAAAAACATGCATGCTTTATGTACACATACGGTAATTTTGTCATATTCCATAttcattttgttgtattttaagGATATCTTAAATGAAGTGTGTTGCATTTGTTTGAAGTATCCTCCAATTTACGCtccaatttaaaaagaaaatacacttctGTAGAACGAAAGAAAACAGTATCATGTGACACCACGATACACACATGACACGGATTGTTGCATATATCTCTACCTCTTCTATAGTGACAATGCTTGTGCTCCTGAGAGGTAAGACGGTTTTATCCATGGGGGGCCTTGGAGCTGTTGCTCCTCAGTGCTTCTGATGCCGCCTGTGTGGAATAACGGGTTTGGACAGAAGGCCGCTGCTCCTCAAAGGCTCCGAAGGGCGAGAGATAATTTCACAGATCGTCACACCCAAGTgtaaacacacgcgcacaagaCATAGCAGACTGTAAAATAGGAGGACATTTTGGGATTTGAAatacattgtgttttttgtttctcactACATTGTGTGGTTTTCGGGGGTTTTCAGGGGTTTTATTCAGACAGCTGACAGAAGAGAGTGTGTAGCAAACTGCACTGAAAGCATTTAGACACACAAACTGTAACTGGGAAGCAGTTACGGAACGAGACCCAAagatgaaaaagacaaataataagATTCTAGATTTGTTGATAGTTTGGGGCGTTGTCTTACCTTAATGGTGGTGCAGTGAAGGGCTTTCGGGTCCCTCATCTCCCAAATGGGTGTTTGGCTTGGAGGCTCGTTTTGGCAATAATTGACTAACAAGTGCCAGATGCTTTCAGGAAGCGAAGACGCTACGGTGGTCCAGGTTGGGGATTAGTAATCCCGTAACTGGGCGCAAGTGACAAGTTGCTGCATAAGATCCCACCACCTCACAGTCCTCACATTCATTTACCCTGAACCGCAGTGGTGGTGGTCATTAGTTTGGCACCTGCTATGCTAATGGTGTTACTCTCCACGGTCTGAGTTCTTGCACTATAGCGACGCTGAATGGTTTGTGAGGGTGCTCTCCGTGGTCCTGACACATCCACCACATTAGAGCAGGAGTGCTGATTTCATGATGCTGTTCACGGTAGCATTTCTTCCATGCTGTCAAAAGCGTGTTTCTCCGGTGTCAGATCCGTATTTAAGTTTCAATGTATGCATATATCCATGTACTCTTTCTGGTTATGATGACGACATACAATTTGTGTTCTTACGTTCAACTTTTGTGGGGTCAGTCTGGATATGGACGGTTACGGTGGCTTTTTATCCATTGTCATACGCACTTGCAATGCctctctctcctgattgaacaACTTGTGGAAGAGTATTCGTTCTTCTGCTCATCAAGGCCAGTGTGGGCGTGATCATTTCCCCTTCACTATCTGTGGAGAACAATCAACGAGGTCACACTACGGATTAAAAGCATGTTGTCCCTTGATGTTTTGGGCTGCAGCCTTCCTCTGCTCTTCCCTCGGCATTAATGTGGCACCGGGAGCTCAGCTCACGTCCTTTTAGATCAAAATACAATCCGCAATCAGGCGTCTTAGGACGTTTTTAATTTGAAAGCGAAGATATTCGGTGTAACCGATTTGAGCACAGAATAAGTGTATTCTATAGAAATGTTATGTTAAAACACCCTGGTGCTTATTTTCTCTCTGCATTCCATCCACATTGACTTTTCCCCCTGTATGTTATGTCATTGTACATCTTTAGCGCAAAGCACACGGTTGGACCTTGAGCAAGAACCATTTTTTGGCAAAGCTATAGGAGAGAAGATATAGGAGAGGAGAggtagggagggagggaagaagatCCTCGAAtcgggaagggagggagggggggaggagagagctcTCGTCGTCCATTAATTTCCAAATGTGTGTAGCTAAGaatagcgccccccccccccccccccccctccccaccctaaCAAACACAGGCAGACTCTCGCGTGCACGTTGACGCGCACGCGCTCTACTTACTCACGCGCCCGTGTGCGCGCAGTCATTGTCAGTTCGGGTTGCAGCTGCATCTTTTGCACAAGGCTGCATGATGCCGACACCCCGCCTCTCCGCCACACACCCGCGCACATCTGGCTCTAATAGTTATTACGTCTTTATGAAGCGTACAAAGGTGGAAATGAGAAACGCTGTCACGCACTTGCCGCCTCATCCTCTATGccaacaggctttttttttttttaaattaacccGTTATTTGATATTGATTTGGAGTTGGGAGGCTGGAACGCTTCAGTCCAACCGGGCGGCCCGACGCGCCTTAAAATAAACAAGCCAAGCCGATGCCTCCGTGCGCGCCGCTCGCCTGGAAGTTGGGCGAGTTGCATGCGTCATGTGCTGCGGTTGCAGAACCCAGCGGGCTctcggttttttttttctcttttggttCACCCCAAACTGAAAGACAACATTATTATTTCGTTTACGTGCAGTGCGAGTTATTTCAGTTACACCGGCCCCCGATTTCCAAAGAAACAGACGGTCCCCCTCCCTGTCAGTTGTTTCTTCATCCCTTCACGGACCTATTTtagtccgtctgtccgtctgttgctctcctcctcctggacagagagagagggagagagagagagagagagagagagagagagagagagagagagagagagagagggagagagagagagagcgagagagagagagaaaggacgcTCTGCCAGGACGTTTGGGGGGCTTTAACGGTGCGGACGATAAGGTAGACTTTTCGGGGTGGGGATGGTGAGGGGCTTTCTCGGCACTGCTGCATCTCGAACAGCCGGACCACGGACACGAGAGGGTGTGAGGCGGCGGAGAAGCGGCCGTCGTACCCTCGTCTCTGACGACGACCGCCCGTGCGTCCCCTCTCTCGGCTCCTGGATGGCCGCGCAGGTGACGGAGAGAAGATGATGGTCTGCAAAGGAAACGGAGGAGGATGTTATTGAATTCGTTCCGAGAGCACTCGACCACCATGACAGcgacatttcaaaagaaaacggtatttctcattttcttccctGCTCGAGATTGTGCActctgagacagagagagagacagagagagaaagagagagagaaaaagacgcaTTATTAGCAAATGTCACAGTTTTCCTTATTGGCTCGAGGCTCGTCGGAGCGCGCTGGTGAAACAAATGCGAGGTGGCGGGAGCCACATTATTGCCAAACCCGTGGCAAACATTGCGGATgtttctaaataaatacattacatggCTTTTCCCTTTTCgatgccccctttttttttggtcaagTTGAACGTCGGGGACGGGCATCGCTAAAGGCTGACAATTAATGTTTTTGGACTCATTGTCGACAGTCCCCTTTGCCGAGGCCCGTGTGATATCAGAGGCATCTGGAGAGCCCATCGTTGCTGTCGTAGGAGTAAAGAAATAAACGGTGCCGACGGGGTGCAGGAGGCTGCGGTGCGCTCTGGTGCAGCCATGAACCACGGACGACATGAAACATTCATGTTAACGCGCTACATTCTCCCCATGATTTCATGTCGGGGGGGCGATTTCTGCTTTACGCTGACATAAGAACCCCCTCCAGAAGGAGACACCCTACAGCAGCAACCCCACGGTGCGACCCGCGAGCCAGTCGACCAACacatctctttctttttttttttgtcttcacacCCACAATTGGCCGCTGGCGGAGACGCGCAGGGAAGGAAGACATTCGGCTACATGGGCGTCCCCGGCTGCTAAAACAACAAGACAACCCGTTTTGGCATATGAGACGTTCTGATCCAAATGGGATGTAATGTTGTGTGCCTGCACAGCTGAGCATTGGTCTCCTTCTCCGCTGCTTCGTGAAGATTGGCTTTCGGTGTCCAGAGAATGGCGCGGTTCGAAAATGAGGTACAGTCCCGGTACGGCGGTGGGCCCGGCCCGGGGGGTCCGGGCGGCCGAGGCGGGAGCAGGCAAGGTGGACCCCACGGTCACGGGCACGGACACGGTCCACCCGGAGGGCCGGGCACCCAGAGAATGTACAAGCAGTCTATGGCGCAGAGAGCCCGGACCATGGCCCTCTACAACCCCATCCCCGTGCGCCAGAACTGTTTCACCGTCAACCGCTCGCTGTTCATTTTCAGCGAGGACAATTTCGTCAGAAAATACGCCAAAAAGATCACCGAATGGCCATATCCTTTACCTGGCGCTGTGTGGTGAGCACAGCTGCTTTTTCTGTAGCCCCTGCCCGAGGATCAGGTAGGCCCAACGTACATGCACGTCTGCTCCAGCGCTTCACGTCTTTTCTCACGTCCTTTTCTCAGCTCTCGTAACAAAGGTGTGCCGAGCAGACGGCAGTGCGTGAGTCCACGTGCCGCCggaggtgagggaggaaacGCCGGACATGTAGTTTATGGTTAATTAAGAGCAGGAGCAGCGTGGCCCAGCGACCCCTTTTATGAGGCTGTCCATCACCATCCATCACATTTGTTAGTGATTCCATGTCACTGTCACCAGGGACCTGCTTGATATACGTTTCCTGTGTGTGATGGCTGAGTGTTTGGTGGTGGTAGTAAtatgtgatgggggggggggttgcagtaTAGGCCCAGCGCCCCGTGTGGCTATAGAGAaacaggagaagggggaggggaggacaggTGGGAGAGACCTAGAGAAATGAGAATAAACCATTTAGTGTGTTTAGCCTTGCAGTGATGGACACACAAGCTCCCATATCAGCATGATGCAGGTGTCTTTCTAgatagggtgtgtgtgtgtgtgtgtttatgagagAGAGGGCACTTAAGCGTGAATATAGTCGGCTTTTAACTTATGCATTAACACAGTAtttaatccacacacacacacacacacccacacccattTTAATCACACAAGCTGCAAGTGTCACTGAAAGTGTGTGTCTATGTACAACAACCACTAAATACGTTTCCAGCAGTTCCCTgcgttttcatttttcatgaaaGCAGCTCGTATCGCACCATTCAGGGGAGGAAGTCATTAGAGCATTTTCAATTTCtggattggtgtgtgtgtgtgtgtgtgtgtgtgtgtgtgtgtgtgtgtgtgtgtgtgtgtgtgtgtgtgtgtgtgtgtgtgtggatgcatgtACATGTTGAAGTAAGTTTCTGTGTGAGTGTTAATGACGAGAGGGGGAATTGGATTAATTGTATTGATCCATGCTGATGCTTGAGCCGTGACATACACACACTAATTAGGTTTCTCTGGTGAAATGCAGGAGCTCCTTGTAGTGCCTCTAAATCTTGTCTATTCACCTTTCAAATGGCTGACGTGTGTGttggaaatgtaaatgttgtatattagttcatttattttcccccTTGACTATAACAGCGATTTAATGACTGTTGAACAATGAAtgtttttctagtcttctggACAATCTTCTGTCTTTCTAGTTAAACAAAGCGCTGGGTTGGGTAGGAAGTTGGGGGGTTAATTTGGTTTTTAGTCAGGATATACTTGTGTTTGGATGCTGTAACGATAGaattaaaggaagaaaaaaaatagatcgTTAACTTAATGctgagataaaaaaatataaacgtTGAAGGTGCTGTTAATAAAATggagaactaaaaaaaaataaaaatgggcGCTGCGATTTCTGGAATCCAACATGTACGGAAGGTAGAAATTAGAAGGAAACAAGCTTTTCTTTGAATTTGCCTTTGCGATAGGGCTTTTTTATGGTGGCTGAAGATGGAGCTTGTTATTTTGAAGTTAGTGTGAGTGGTATGTTACGATAGATCATTTGGACGTGTCACAGTAGGAATAGCGGATGTGTGAAATGAAAGAAGGCTGGATTCCATTCTGCTGGGCAAGCCGTCATATTCCATCCAGCTTTAAGTCTTTAGGTACACAAAAATGATCTCCTTGTACAAAAcgtttttccatttctttttaaCAGTATATATAACTCTAGCATTTTGTTTGTGAATATTCATAAACATTAAGAAAAGAGATACAAAGCGCTGTGATACGAATGAGTTAGGGGGGGATTGTTATCAGGTTAATCTAATCTTCGATGTAAGAAGTAGAACCTATAAGGAGAAGCTCACGACTGCTCTCTGGTGATCTAGAAAGCAGCTGTTCAGGGGGGGTTTCATTTCATCTGTATGTATCTATTTGGGATTCTTTTGGGGTCTTTCAGGTACACAGTCCCAACAATCCCGTGATGTACCTTCTGGTAGTATAATAACATGAACACAGGTCTAATGTAATCCAACACAACAGCTCTCCAATAACTCTTCGTGAAGCTTATAATGTCCAATAGTTGCTGTGTCAGGGTATTGATTCAATTTATT of Gasterosteus aculeatus chromosome 11, fGasAcu3.hap1.1, whole genome shotgun sequence contains these proteins:
- the alkbh7 gene encoding alpha-ketoglutarate-dependent dioxygenase alkB homolog 7, mitochondrial — encoded protein: MKLLLAALRQTHKAAVHTGQRRRRSSRGGGGLVALREEALVVGSSQELVRRLGSQAEVRTGFITEEEEDALLRELEPGLKKKRYEFDHWDDAIHGYRETERARWGSACEEVIRRVRSTAFPEGSPLLGPVHVLDLDKTGYIKPHIDSVKFCGSTIAGLSLLSDSIMRLVKEDSTDEWMDLLLPRRSLYILRDQARYNFTHQILKDEESVFKGRKVPRLRRISVICRNLPG